Proteins co-encoded in one Acidobacteriota bacterium genomic window:
- a CDS encoding type II restriction endonuclease, with protein MLIRSRIVLLFLFLLIVGCFSGAYGQTSSAAKVALGSNTAKNGFKNEDEIRDKFNNWKGDKDAQDWLVAMNYKLAEIENVVAAKPHGEKADVEVVVTTREKNTEGGQAGRLRSSREGISIKLVSSPTGFNQIDKRWLATYAKMWKMPADVQAALKLFVGETPPIKPSRETNRMYLNELDAASQKAVIDFFTAKKAEIVSDLFAGDGSHAAGWVMVAMKATDKTRWVIKTDAETIAFFAAGKVELTRNGNLKIGRITVQRKGGDGGRETAKMLQFKINPALLLDGPAKSSWVN; from the coding sequence ATGTTAATTCGCTCACGTATCGTTCTATTGTTCCTGTTTTTGCTGATCGTCGGCTGCTTTTCCGGCGCTTACGGGCAAACGTCGAGCGCCGCAAAGGTCGCGCTCGGTTCGAATACTGCTAAGAACGGCTTCAAGAACGAGGACGAGATCCGTGACAAATTTAACAATTGGAAAGGCGACAAAGACGCACAGGATTGGCTCGTCGCGATGAATTACAAACTCGCCGAGATCGAGAATGTGGTTGCCGCGAAGCCACACGGCGAGAAGGCAGACGTTGAAGTCGTGGTGACAACGAGAGAGAAAAATACTGAAGGCGGGCAAGCGGGACGCTTGCGCTCCAGTCGGGAGGGGATCTCGATCAAGCTCGTCTCCAGCCCGACCGGATTTAACCAGATCGACAAACGCTGGCTCGCGACCTATGCAAAGATGTGGAAAATGCCCGCGGATGTTCAGGCGGCGCTTAAATTGTTCGTCGGAGAAACACCGCCGATCAAACCCTCTCGTGAAACCAACCGTATGTACCTAAACGAACTCGATGCGGCTTCGCAAAAGGCGGTGATCGATTTCTTTACCGCGAAAAAGGCAGAGATCGTTTCGGATCTTTTCGCGGGCGACGGTTCGCACGCCGCGGGTTGGGTAATGGTCGCGATGAAGGCGACGGACAAGACGCGTTGGGTGATCAAAACTGATGCCGAAACGATCGCCTTTTTTGCCGCGGGCAAGGTCGAGCTAACCCGCAACGGCAACCTCAAGATCGGCCGAATCACCGTCCAGCGAAAAGGCGGCGACGGCGGGCGTGAGACGGCGAAAATGCTGCAGTTCAAGATAAATCCGGCGCTATTGCTCGACGGCCCCGCCAAGTCGAGTTGGGTAAATTAA